From a single Geoanaerobacter pelophilus genomic region:
- a CDS encoding hydrogenase, with protein MTQIADQILVFVLLLNFVVLGSSRLAVSVRIVAIQGIALGLLPAILHHFSVHLSFISFGMVAVKGFIIPLLLTRAVNRLTSKRESDPFVGHIPTLVVGGICTALSFAFAGRLPLAPEHQGLMIVPAAISTLLAGLLVIVTRRKAVSQVIGYLLLENGIFIFGQLLTTAMPFMVEAGVLLDLLVGIFVMGIIIGHIRAEFSSVDTSRLTTLRDV; from the coding sequence ATGACCCAAATTGCTGATCAAATCCTTGTCTTTGTGCTGCTTTTGAATTTCGTCGTGCTCGGCTCCAGCCGTCTTGCTGTTTCGGTGCGGATCGTGGCGATCCAGGGGATTGCTCTGGGGCTGCTTCCCGCCATACTTCACCACTTTTCGGTCCATCTCTCGTTTATCAGTTTCGGCATGGTGGCGGTCAAGGGATTCATTATCCCGTTGCTGCTTACCAGGGCAGTGAACCGGTTGACCAGCAAGCGCGAGTCTGACCCGTTTGTCGGCCATATCCCGACGCTGGTCGTCGGTGGCATCTGCACCGCGCTGTCATTTGCCTTTGCCGGCCGGCTCCCTCTGGCTCCCGAGCACCAGGGGCTGATGATCGTTCCGGCAGCCATCTCTACCCTCCTGGCAGGCCTGCTTGTCATTGTCACCAGGCGCAAGGCTGTGTCGCAGGTTATCGGTTATCTACTCCTTGAGAACGGCATATTCATCTTCGGCCAGCTCCTGACCACTGCCATGCCGTTCATGGTAGAGGCAGGAGTGCTCCTTGATCTCCTGGTCGGCATCTTTGTCATGGGGATCATAATCGGCCATATCCGGGCTGAATTCTCTTCAGTGGACACCTCCCGGCTGACAACGCTGAGGGACGTCTGA